A window of Adhaeribacter arboris genomic DNA:
AGTTTCAATTTGAGCGGGCACATCCCACTCCGACGGCCCCAGAATAGAAGTTTTAACCCCCATTTTTTGTCCCCAGCGTTTAAAAGCGGACTGGTCGTGGTTCACGTACATGGGCATGCTGATGGCAGTTGTAACCATTACGTATTCTTCATCCGGATTAACTTCGTCGCTGGTGGCGGTAGTTAAAACCGTACCTTCGCTCGTTGCGGTTTTCTCCCGCGGCGGTAATTCGCAGGCATTCAGCCCCAAAAAACCAGCTAGTAAGAAGCAATAAACCACTTTTGGTATCATCATTTGCATTATTAAATAATTGGAAAGAAAAATTTAATGATAGTTTACTTGTTCTGACTTTATTCTTGTTCTGATTTTAATAGAGACAGATCAAGTAAAAAAAACGTCTTAGAGAAGATTTCTTTAAAAGAACACTCCTAAAATTTTTACACATATTAATGTAATTTCGGGCATATACTTATAAGATAAAGGAAAATTTTCATTAAACCGTAGAAATTAACCTATTGTAAACGGCTCACTTCTTTTACCTAAACGAATAAAAAGATGCGGGTTTATTGATGGAAATAGAAAAACACGTATAATCTATCACGCAAAAAATAAATTCTGAATATGGCAGATAAAAACAAAAAAGGTCGTCAGGGAGTTGTTTTTTCTACCGACCCAGATTTTAAATATGAATACGAACCGGAGGAGCAAATTACTACTTTGCCGCCGCCGCAGCAGAACTTAAAAGTGCAGCTAGATAAAAAAGCCCGGGCCGGTAAGCAAGTTACCTTAGTGACGGGTTTTGTAGGAACCGAAGACGACCTGAAAGAACTGGGTAAGTTATTGAAAAATAAATGCGGCGTAGGCGGTACCATCAAAGACCAGGAAATAATCATTCAAGGCGATTTTCGGGATAAAATCCTGCAAATCCTCATTCAGGCTAATTACAAAGCGAAAAAAGTGGGCGGTTAACCACTGGCGAGAATTAGCTAATGTACTATGAAGTGAATAGATGCTATTTTTTATTTCCAGTAGAAAGATTTAGAGCTATCACTCTTTAAATTGCAAAGCTTTTTCTAAATCATCTGGCGTATCAATTCCAAAAGTTTCCTGATGCGTAACGGCAACCGAGATTTTAAAGCCATTCTCCAGCCAGCGCAATTGCTCCAGTGACTCGGCTTTTTCCAGCGGGGAGGGCGGTAGCTGAGTAATTTGTTCCAGAATATCAGCCCGGTAGCCATAAATGCCGATGTGCTTGTAATAGGAATGTTTTTCGGTCCAGGTACTTTCTTCGGCTCCCCGCAAGTAAGGAATCGGCTGGCGACTAAAGTAAATAGCTTCGTGGTGCTGGTTGATAACTACTTTGGGTGAGTTTGGGTTAAATAATTCAATGGTCGTTTCAATAGGTTTTACCAGAGTAGCCAGTTGGGTAGCTGGATTTTCGAAGCAGGAAACGAGTAAGTTAATTTGCTCCGGCTGAATAAATGGTTCGTCGCCTTGGATATTAATGATATAATCATGCGGCACATTGTAGCGCGTGTAAGCCTCGAAGCAACGGTCGGTGCCGCTTTGATGGTGACTAACGGTAAGTATGGCTTCGCCGCCGAAACGTTGTACTTCAGTTAAAATTCGTTCGTCATCGGTGGCTACCAGAACTTTGGCTAAACGGGCTTTACTCGCTTGCTCGTACACCCGCTGAATCATGGTTTTACCCTGAATAGATACGAGAGGTTTGCCCGGAAACCGGGTAGAGGCGTAACGAGCCGGGATAATACCAATTATTTCCATTTTACGATAAAATTTACAGATTTACACTTTAAACGGCCAACAGCCGCAATTTAAAATAAGTTAGCTCAAAAGAACTAATTCTTCCGCCCGAAAATAATTTCTTACAATTATCTGCTTCTTTAACTAACCAAGGTGGTTTCACCGGATATTCCGAAAATATAAGCCCGCTCTTTCCGATAGATTTTTTACCTTTGCAAGACCCGGTGGTTATTAGGTTTGGCGGG
This region includes:
- a CDS encoding translation initiation factor, with the protein product MADKNKKGRQGVVFSTDPDFKYEYEPEEQITTLPPPQQNLKVQLDKKARAGKQVTLVTGFVGTEDDLKELGKLLKNKCGVGGTIKDQEIIIQGDFRDKILQILIQANYKAKKVGG
- the kdsB gene encoding 3-deoxy-manno-octulosonate cytidylyltransferase translates to MEIIGIIPARYASTRFPGKPLVSIQGKTMIQRVYEQASKARLAKVLVATDDERILTEVQRFGGEAILTVSHHQSGTDRCFEAYTRYNVPHDYIINIQGDEPFIQPEQINLLVSCFENPATQLATLVKPIETTIELFNPNSPKVVINQHHEAIYFSRQPIPYLRGAEESTWTEKHSYYKHIGIYGYRADILEQITQLPPSPLEKAESLEQLRWLENGFKISVAVTHQETFGIDTPDDLEKALQFKE